The segment GGGCTCGCCGCGCTTCCTCCTGACCTTCGACTTTGATGAGACTATCGTGGACGAAAACAGCGACGACTCGATCGTGCGCGTGGCGCCGGGCCAGCGGCTCCCGGAGAGCCTGCGTGCCACCTACCGCGAGGGCTTCTACAACGAGTACATGCAGCGCGTCTTCCAGTACCTGGGCGACCAGGGCGTGCGGCCGCGAGACCTGCGCGCTGTCTACGAGTCCATCCCGCTATCGCCCGGCATGGGCGAACTGCTGCAGTTTGTGGCCAAGCAGGGTTCCTGCTTTGAGGTTATTCTCATCTCAGACGCCAACACCTTTGGCGTGGAGAGCGCGCTGCGCGCCGCCGGCCACCAAGGCCTGTTCCGCCGCATCTTCAGCAACCCTTCCGGGCCCGACGCTAGGGGGCTGCTGGCGCTGCGGCCCTTCCACTCACACAGCTGCGCACGCTGCCCCGCCAACATGTGCAAGCACAAGGTGCTCAGCGACTACCTGCGCGAGCGGGCCCACGACGGCGTGCACTTCGAGCGCCTTTTCTACGTGGGCGACGGAGCCAACGACTTCTGTCCCATGGGGCTGCTGGCCGGTGGCGATGTGGCCTTCCCTCGCCGCGGCTACCCCATGCACCGCCTTATCCAGGAGGCACAGAAGGCTGACCCCAGCTCCTTCCGCGCCAGCGTGGTACCCTGGGAAAATGCCACCGAAGTGCGCCTCCATCTGCAACAGGTGCTGAAGACGTGCTGAGGACGCGGCCTGCAGGGGGCGCCCGGCGGGAAGGGGGCTggggacagggaaagacaaaccTAGTTTTATTATTCCCTTTCCCTTTCGTTTTGGTGGGTCCCTCCGGGAATTTCCGGAATCCGGAGCTCGTCcatttgggggctggaggagagagtTCGGAGCTGTCCCCATCTATGCAGTTAACCCAGCTTGGCTGTCTCCCCCAGTTCCACTGCCAGCGAATTCTGGTTTGGTCCCGCTAGGGTGGTGCGCAGACCCAAGCAGGCAGCAGTGTTTTCCAAAAACCTTGTCCCCTCCCAACTGGGGGGAAAAGGTTGCCTGGCAGAGTAGAGAAGGAACATCTCCCACTGTGTTTCATTAACTGTTGCCTTGGGCCACATGACTTCCTTCCCCTAGACTTCTGTCAGGGGGACCCAGGTCCTGAAATTCCTCTCCCCGTCCCTTCAGCCCCGGAATCCCCGCGGAGAGATGGTGCTCTCCACGGACGCCAGTCTCAGGCCTAGGTCTTGCTTTACCGTCTGTGACCCTACACTACACTCCTGCCTCCCCCCACGCACGCTGTCAGCGTTCCCACAGGAAGAAATGCCAGAGGGAACAGTCGCCTCCTGGTGGTGGAATGAGGTAGTACACTGTCCAGGGCTCGGGTCCGGCCAGCCAGGGACCTCAGAGAACGCGACGACGTCTCCTCCTCGCACCCCAGCCTCTTCTATGCAGCAAGAAACCAGGGACTTAACCAAAGTCGCCCCGCCAACTGGACCCTCTGAACCCCTCCCCTCCCGTATGGAACAGAAAGCCATGATGTTTTAAAGCAGAGCCACTGAAACCCAACCCCCTCCCCTTCCGGTGTTTCAGAGCTataaaggaggaaaaggggcagaGGTGACTGAGATCTCTCGCGCCGCAGTCTGAGGGATGAGGGTGAGATGATCTCTCAGAAAGCCCCACTTAAGTGAGGGAGCTGGGCTCCACTCTTGGAGGAGTGTCCAGTTTGGGGAACCAAGACTGAATTCATAAAGCAAGGAACAGGCAAAAGAGTAGGGTGCAGCCTGTCTTCACAGAGTGGCACAAGGGTCTCAGGGAGAGGGCTCAAGCAGGGAGGAGACGGGAGATATTCCTGCTTAGGGcaggcaaagggactcagtcccCGGGAGCCTAAAAACCGGGTTACCTTTCAATCTTTCGGCACACCTCGCACCCCACCCTGCCGGGCAATCATCAAGAGGTCACCAGTTTTATTCCAAGTTGGCACTTGCAGCTGGAGACCCTGTCTTGCATGGTCGAAGGGTCTCCTGTGGATAAGATCACCAAACACCTTGGCTTCCAGTTCTTTCCTGTCTCTAGCAGGCTTCTGGGTACCTCTCCCAGGACCCCCTCCCACTGcaatggggggaagggatagacaACAGTTAACAGCCCAGAGGTGTGCAAGCCTGGTCCAGTCTTGAGTGAAGCTGGCTTTGGTGTGGGACTCAGGCTCACTCAAGGCAGTGCTTTGAATCAGCATCGCAGAGACCAGGCTGTCAGCTGATGGGCTCCACATAGTTCCCAGGGAAGAATCCAGACCCCTCGGAGCAGACACCCTCACACCATCCATCAGAGTAGCGGCGGGTGATGCAGATAACTGTGCCCTCAGAGAAGGAGAGCTCGTTGTCCTTCTGGCGGGTGTATGGGTACAGTGTCACcactggagggagagaggagagggtgcCGTGGGATGCTGGGGCCTACACCCTGAACTCTAGAGAGCACCATGGGGACTGGGGCAGGAGATGCCTTCTACCAAGCCCTGGGCTCCTCCCCAGCTGAGCTAATACTCAGTATCAGGCCAGCTGCTtttctgtgtgggtgtgtgtgaggaATAACAGGGTCACACCTTTGCAAATGGAAGGGAGAATGGCTCTGGGCTAGAAGAGTGGGGGGAAACCTGACCCCACGATCTGTTGCCCTTCAGTCCCAGGACTCAAGTACCTTTCTCCAAGTATGCATCAGGGACCCAGCTGGGCTCTTCGGACCCAAAgcctggtgggggtggaggtggcagCTCCAGATCATCTACGtccaggggtggaggagggggcaggtCGAGGGGCATGGGCAGCTCTGGGGCTGGGAGAGAAGCAGAAAGGCTGCAAGCGTGACACAGGCAACCCCATCCACTCCAAGAAACTTCACTGTTGGAGAGCAGGGCCCGGGGATCTACCCATTCAATGCACTCTGCCTGCAGCCCTTGTTCATCCTGCTCCTCCCACAGTGCCTCTAGCGGgtggtaggtgctcagtaaacagcaGTGTTGAACAGTGTAGGGTGATCAGACTCTGCCACTTGGCTGGGCaagccttgagcaagtcacttaatttAACTTCAcaggctcagtttcttcatctgttgaaTGGGAGTGTGAAGATCCTAAGCGGTCAAATTTACGCAAGAAAATGGATGAGAAGCTTTGACTTGGTAAAAAGCAGGGGCTCAATTATGTTAGCTTGCTTCCTCTGCTTTCTTCCTGTCCTACCTTGGACAAAGTATTCACTGACATAGGCCCAGCTGGATCCAACtagggtgaggtggggtgggaagTCTCGAGAGGTGAGAAAACAACCCCAAACGTTGAGATAGGAGGAGGCGGGGCTCCTTACCCGGTGGGGGCAAAGACAGTTTCTCCAACGAAGGGGGTAGCAGGAAGAAGTCAGGGGCaacagggggagggggtgggggggctgcctGCCCCTTGGCCATGGAGACCCCACCGACACCTTCGGCGCTGCTGAAGACCAGAGAGAGAGGGGCTTTGCTAGGTTGGGGGACAACTTCCTACTCAGTACCCAAGCTGACCCCGCCCCTTCAATCACAAGCTCCGCCCTTGTGGCCCGCGGTCTTTATCCACCTTCACGACCGCCCCAACCTAAACCCTGTGGGGCTCACCAGGCCGAGGCCagtgaggaggcagaggaggctgCGGAGAGTCTGCCGTCGGGCACCACGGGGGGCTGCACGGGTTCGGGGATCCGGGGCGCTCTCCTGGGGTGGGGAGATAGGGGCGAAGTGACGTCGAGGGAGAAGGCATCAGGCGAGCAGGGGTTCGGGCAGGCGGGCTGTCGGAGGAGGAAGTTTGGCGCCTGGCTTGAAGGGGCGGGTGGCGGGGAGTAGTTTCTGgttgaggggagggagaggaggcgggGCAGGTTACGACTGTGGGGAGACCTCACCCTAGGGTGGCGGAGGCGGGAGTAGCAGGTGCCTTGATGCTCTTACGAGACAAGGTCCCGGTCCGCGACAGCTGCGTGCTCAGATCCTGCAGGGGGAGCAGGGGGCGGGGGCTGACACCCACAGGGGCCTGCAACGGCGCCCCTCCATCCCAGAGAGGAAATGGGGGAGGGGCAGACGAGAACTgggagagtggggaggagggagagcaaGTGCCGACTTCCACTTCCCAGCCggctctcccaccccacccctctcagTCTTGCTCTTGGCAGACCGGGCCTTAAATCTGCCATAGGCTCAGGCAGACAGGATCTGAAGGCCACTTCCTCTTGCAGGGCCTCAGCAGCTGAGCCCCACTCTCACCCAAAGACGCTGAGCGCTCGGCTTTGTGGGCCTTAACTCTGAGAAACCCCAACTCCAGCCCACGGCTGAGGGGGTAGAGGTTGAGGTAGAAGCCTCCCACCTGTCATTTTCGTGGGAACTGGCTTTGGGGAGTTCAGGACAGAGAGGAGCAGAATGTACAGTGTACAAGTGACAAGCTGTGAACTCGTGTGCAAGAGAGCACTTCAGATGGTGATGGAGTTTCCCCAAGAATAGGTACCTGAGGAATGATGTCCTCTGCTATCCTCCCCTAGGGACAAGACAAAAGGGACTTGAACTCAGGCATAAAGAATTTAGGTTGGATAAAAGGAAGAACTTACTGGTAAGAGGGCCTGGCGACTGAAGGAGGGA is part of the Budorcas taxicolor isolate Tak-1 chromosome 19, Takin1.1, whole genome shotgun sequence genome and harbors:
- the PHOSPHO1 gene encoding phosphoethanolamine/phosphocholine phosphatase isoform X3 — its product is MSGCFPVAGLRCLSRDGGMAAQGSPRFLLTFDFDETIVDENSDDSIVRVAPGQRLPESLRATYREGFYNEYMQRVFQYLGDQGVRPRDLRAVYESIPLSPGMGELLQFVAKQGSCFEVILISDANTFGVESALRAAGHQGLFRRIFSNPSGPDARGLLALRPFHSHSCARCPANMCKHKVLSDYLRERAHDGVHFERLFYVGDGANDFCPMGLLAGGDVAFPRRGYPMHRLIQEAQKADPSSFRASVVPWENATEVRLHLQQVLKTC
- the PHOSPHO1 gene encoding phosphoethanolamine/phosphocholine phosphatase isoform X2; protein product: MCQHLWPWPANLPLPGRLLPRPLSLAPSSSCSSLPCSQDGGMAAQGSPRFLLTFDFDETIVDENSDDSIVRVAPGQRLPESLRATYREGFYNEYMQRVFQYLGDQGVRPRDLRAVYESIPLSPGMGELLQFVAKQGSCFEVILISDANTFGVESALRAAGHQGLFRRIFSNPSGPDARGLLALRPFHSHSCARCPANMCKHKVLSDYLRERAHDGVHFERLFYVGDGANDFCPMGLLAGGDVAFPRRGYPMHRLIQEAQKADPSSFRASVVPWENATEVRLHLQQVLKTC
- the PHOSPHO1 gene encoding phosphoethanolamine/phosphocholine phosphatase isoform X1 — translated: MSGCFPVAGLRCLSRVCRGLVRETSTSPSPTASPAACLLRTRAETPSADKFLPGNWSSMCQHLWPWPANLPLPGRLLPRPLSLAPSSSCSSLPCSQDGGMAAQGSPRFLLTFDFDETIVDENSDDSIVRVAPGQRLPESLRATYREGFYNEYMQRVFQYLGDQGVRPRDLRAVYESIPLSPGMGELLQFVAKQGSCFEVILISDANTFGVESALRAAGHQGLFRRIFSNPSGPDARGLLALRPFHSHSCARCPANMCKHKVLSDYLRERAHDGVHFERLFYVGDGANDFCPMGLLAGGDVAFPRRGYPMHRLIQEAQKADPSSFRASVVPWENATEVRLHLQQVLKTC
- the ABI3 gene encoding ABI gene family member 3, producing MAELQQLQEFEIPTGREALRGNHSALLRVADYCEDNYVQATDKRKALEETMAFTTQALASVAYQVGNLAGHTLRMLDLQAAALRQVEARVSTLGQMVNMHMEKVARREIGTLATVQRLPPGQKIIAPENLPHLTPYYRRPLNFSCLDDIGHGIKDLSTQLSRTGTLSRKSIKAPATPASATLGRAPRIPEPVQPPVVPDGRLSAASSASSLASACSAEGVGGVSMAKGQAAPPPPPPVAPDFFLLPPSLEKLSLPPPAPELPMPLDLPPPPPLDVDDLELPPPPPPGFGSEEPSWVPDAYLEKVVTLYPYTRQKDNELSFSEGTVICITRRYSDGWCEGVCSEGSGFFPGNYVEPIS